One genomic window of Fibrobacter succinogenes includes the following:
- a CDS encoding SpoIIE family protein phosphatase, with translation MKNIHKYILIAVICGLIFFILGYPCRELFKISDTTEVRIVAALPLLFGISFGFFGILGCAIANLIADIISGYDAIIFIPGFFVQIIYGYVPAVIWNHLRRKDKNKFKLDKVYKNVQYMLIVILDSIASAFMVVSVIKLKYNEQYFSLLSANIFFNQFITMVVIGIPYLICASLICQHHIRKNHHEPSSFIFSFSLNEKFILFFLVSSIVISVAIGSASYPSIALKYGENNLYLWNYVYFFIGGLLNICIWVSLGFLFYMERTVTKPIESMSKIARTFGQNTDIYERINNILQKCQKYIYFTSEVGELARSYKEMATELDDYVKNLTEATAKQQKIQTELSIATAIQRAALSRPIEVEGIENYAVMRPALEVGGDFYDNFFIDDDHLALLIADVSGKGVPAALFMMVSKIVLKHNLQHGLSPAEALNRANDELAEHNVHDMFVTCICGILNIKTGKLVYANAGHEKPFIKHKDGEFKIADVKSGFVLAGMPGYKYQNFEAQLQPGDTIFTYTDGIPEATNEKDEEFGMERLQKVLNDAKDDSVRLMCRKVRMAVKEFSGKAPQFDDITMLSFKMK, from the coding sequence ATGAAGAATATTCATAAGTACATACTCATTGCTGTTATCTGTGGGTTAATTTTCTTTATTCTCGGCTATCCTTGTCGAGAGCTGTTCAAGATTTCAGATACAACCGAAGTTCGAATTGTCGCCGCCCTCCCCTTGCTGTTCGGTATATCCTTTGGATTTTTCGGAATCCTTGGTTGTGCAATCGCGAACCTCATTGCCGATATCATTTCAGGCTACGATGCCATCATCTTTATCCCCGGCTTTTTTGTCCAAATTATTTACGGTTACGTTCCCGCAGTTATCTGGAACCATTTACGGCGAAAAGACAAAAATAAATTCAAGCTCGATAAAGTTTACAAGAACGTACAATACATGCTCATTGTTATTCTTGATTCAATAGCCTCGGCGTTCATGGTCGTAAGCGTCATCAAGCTCAAGTACAACGAACAATATTTTTCATTACTCTCTGCAAATATTTTCTTCAACCAGTTCATCACGATGGTAGTCATTGGCATTCCGTACCTCATTTGCGCTTCGCTGATATGCCAACACCACATACGAAAAAATCATCACGAGCCCTCAAGCTTCATATTCTCGTTTTCGCTCAACGAAAAATTCATCTTGTTCTTTTTAGTTTCAAGCATCGTCATCTCCGTTGCCATCGGATCCGCAAGTTACCCGAGCATCGCCCTTAAATATGGAGAAAACAATCTTTACCTTTGGAACTACGTTTACTTTTTCATCGGCGGACTGCTCAATATTTGTATTTGGGTTTCGCTAGGATTTCTCTTTTATATGGAACGGACTGTGACTAAGCCCATCGAGAGCATGAGCAAAATCGCAAGAACTTTCGGACAGAATACAGACATTTACGAAAGGATCAACAACATCCTGCAAAAATGCCAGAAGTATATCTATTTCACTTCTGAAGTTGGAGAACTCGCTCGTTCATACAAAGAAATGGCAACAGAACTCGATGATTACGTAAAGAACCTGACCGAAGCTACAGCAAAGCAGCAGAAAATCCAGACAGAACTTTCCATCGCGACCGCAATCCAAAGAGCTGCTCTCTCAAGGCCCATCGAGGTTGAAGGCATCGAGAACTACGCCGTCATGCGCCCCGCACTCGAAGTCGGCGGCGACTTTTATGACAACTTTTTTATTGATGACGACCACCTAGCCCTGCTCATTGCTGACGTTTCCGGGAAAGGAGTTCCAGCCGCATTATTCATGATGGTTTCAAAAATTGTCTTGAAGCACAATCTGCAACACGGGCTTTCGCCCGCCGAAGCGCTCAACCGCGCCAACGACGAACTTGCCGAGCACAACGTACACGATATGTTCGTCACGTGCATCTGCGGAATACTGAACATCAAAACCGGGAAACTCGTTTACGCCAATGCAGGGCACGAAAAGCCATTCATCAAGCACAAAGACGGCGAATTTAAAATAGCAGATGTCAAAAGTGGATTCGTTCTCGCAGGAATGCCCGGATACAAATACCAAAATTTTGAAGCCCAATTGCAACCAGGCGACACCATCTTCACCTACACCGATGGTATTCCTGAAGCGACAAACGAAAAAGACGAAGAATTCGGCATGGAACGCTTGCAAAAAGTCCTCAACGATGCCAAGGACGATTCCGTCCGGCTCATGTGCAGAAAAGTCCGCATGGCGGTGAAGGAATTCTCTGGAAAAGCACCGCAGTTCGATGACATCACGATGCTTTCGTTCAAAATGAAATAA
- the uvrA gene encoding excinuclease ABC subunit UvrA, with amino-acid sequence MTKSIEIRDAHEHNLRHVDLTIPRDSIVVVTGVSGSGKSSLAFDTVFQEGQRRFVESLSAYARQFIGRMKHPDVESVRGISPTISIDQNTVNRNPRSTVGTVVEILDHYRLMFARLGVPHCPKCGKVIQAQSVDQIVDNLYASDENKKILVMAPIVQERKGEYRKELAELKENGFVRVRVDGTIYRLEEVPLLVRYEKHTIEVVIDRLTLERKNMSRLREAIEGALKLTDGKLVSFLLTAPEAAGSESAAKDGSADASLGAIAKEEYRLQGTQLACPKCGISIPELEPRFFSFNDPKGQCPACKGLGESCEFDVNLIVPDPSLSLKQGCLAPQKKDDGCIIFSDFGWRNLRTIANEMHFSLDTPWNKLKKAQQDAVLYGTPSGSERGVVTIMQELWDMWHIYHFRKYMQIGVCPECHGTRINRIAAAVDFHGHNICEMTEWSVEKSVEFFDKLKLSPKEQRIGREVLKEIRGRLGFLKAVGLGYLDISRKASTLSGGEAQRIRLASAVGAGLQGVLYVLDEPSIGLHPRDNDKLLEMLERLRAQGNSLLIVEHDEDTMRHADCVIDVGPGAGVEGGRILAAGTVEELEKNKSSLTGAYLSGRKAIEIPSQRMRIDKNTPKLKVCGACENNLKNIDVEIPLGGAFTVVTGVSGSGKSTLINQILRRELARVFYNSEEPVGKFDHLEGLENIDKVIEIDQTPIGRTPRSNPATYTKIWDDIRDLFAGMEESKVRGYTKSRFSFNVKGGRCDACEGAGVKVIDMHILPSVQVTCDVCDGKRFNEATREVYFKGKNISEVLDMSIAEAAEFFKDIPKIAEPLKLLCEVGLGYLTLGQPSTTLSGGEAQRVKIASELRRPGTGKTLYLLDEPTTGLHFEDIRRLLECLNRLRSLGNSVVVIEHNLDVIKCADWIIDLGPDAGVNGGRIIATGTPEQIAKCKKSETGRYLAPVLAKKHGENKHFERTDEKGEDYSLDIEVHGARKHNLKNIDVTIPRHKLTVITGVSGSGKSSLAFHTLFSEGQRRFVETLSTYARRFLGRPDRGSIDSISGLAPAIAIDQKSASKSPRSTVATLTEIYDYFRILWARVGTAHCLHCGKPVSSYAAGDLMQFAFDRDLNKMVTVLAPFEIKDEIKLSKILTEKGYRKAYLGKKLVELPLPKIPIREKQLLAVVDSVVVKDENRARLVEAFERGYRDGNGILYVDCDGEERLSASEKPGCPDCGWYMDSALNPKHFSFNTHWGACETCLGLGHFKDGEECPDCHGERLKPEYLAVRILGKNIMDVHHMSIAEARDWFAKVDFANEENATSASIQSKTTIAAPLLREIIGRLDFLISVGLGYIGLDRAGDTLSGGESQRIRLASQIGSGLEGVLYVLDEPTVGLHESDTAKLLDTLYRLRDLGNTLVVVEHDIKMMQAADHIIDMGPGAGDFGGEVVAEGSPAELAKPYALQQFPRSETVKFLTYSTPVANQLEPVRITDDTEFYEFKNLNANNLKNLSVKFPKKAVSVVCGVSGSGKSSLVVDEIFPALKKQFQARGRKKQSGEVLLVDQSPISGTPRSTPASFTGVFDDIRKLFAKLEQSKMKGFDYGRFSYNLARGRCPACEGRGAVAVEMHFLSDIWETCEVCGGKRYNQETLTVTFKGKNIADVLDMRIVEACEFFKDQPKILPKLECLRDVGLPYVKLGQPVTTLSGGESQRLKLAAELCRRPANEMVYLLDEPTTGLHLKDIQILWNLLRRLSARGDTVIVIEHHPDIIRLADWKVELGPVGGAKGGYLLEMGVNSSKF; translated from the coding sequence ATGACGAAATCTATTGAAATCCGCGATGCTCATGAACACAACCTCCGCCATGTCGATTTGACGATTCCCCGCGACTCGATAGTCGTGGTGACTGGCGTTTCGGGCTCGGGCAAGTCGAGCCTTGCTTTTGATACGGTGTTCCAGGAAGGGCAGCGCCGTTTTGTGGAGTCGCTTTCGGCGTATGCACGCCAGTTCATTGGTCGCATGAAGCACCCGGATGTGGAAAGCGTTCGCGGGATTTCGCCGACGATTTCGATTGACCAGAATACGGTGAACCGTAACCCGCGCAGTACGGTGGGTACGGTGGTCGAGATTTTGGACCATTACCGTTTGATGTTTGCTCGTTTGGGCGTTCCGCATTGCCCCAAGTGCGGCAAGGTGATTCAGGCGCAGTCGGTGGATCAGATTGTCGATAACTTGTACGCAAGCGATGAGAATAAAAAGATTTTGGTGATGGCGCCGATTGTGCAGGAGCGCAAGGGCGAATACCGCAAGGAACTCGCGGAGCTCAAGGAAAATGGATTTGTCCGCGTACGCGTGGATGGGACGATTTACAGGCTCGAAGAAGTGCCGCTGTTGGTGCGTTACGAGAAACACACGATTGAAGTGGTGATTGACCGCTTGACGCTCGAACGCAAGAACATGAGCCGTTTGCGCGAAGCGATTGAAGGAGCCTTGAAGCTCACGGACGGAAAGCTCGTGTCGTTTTTGTTGACGGCGCCGGAAGCTGCGGGCTCGGAAAGTGCCGCGAAAGATGGCTCGGCGGATGCCTCGCTGGGGGCTATCGCGAAGGAAGAATACCGCTTGCAGGGTACGCAGCTCGCTTGCCCGAAGTGCGGAATTTCTATCCCGGAACTTGAACCGCGATTCTTTAGCTTTAACGACCCGAAGGGCCAGTGCCCCGCATGTAAAGGCCTTGGCGAAAGCTGCGAATTTGACGTTAATTTGATTGTGCCGGATCCGAGTTTGTCTTTAAAGCAGGGCTGCCTTGCCCCGCAAAAGAAGGATGACGGATGCATCATCTTTAGTGATTTTGGCTGGCGCAATTTGCGTACGATTGCAAACGAAATGCACTTTTCGCTGGATACGCCGTGGAATAAGCTCAAGAAGGCGCAACAGGACGCCGTGCTTTATGGGACTCCCAGCGGGAGTGAACGCGGTGTGGTGACGATTATGCAGGAACTTTGGGACATGTGGCATATTTACCACTTCCGAAAGTATATGCAGATTGGCGTTTGTCCGGAATGTCACGGAACGCGAATCAACCGCATTGCGGCGGCCGTCGATTTCCACGGTCATAACATTTGCGAGATGACGGAATGGTCTGTTGAAAAGTCTGTCGAGTTTTTTGACAAGTTAAAGCTCAGTCCCAAGGAACAGCGCATCGGTCGCGAAGTGCTCAAGGAAATCCGCGGGCGCCTTGGATTCTTGAAGGCGGTGGGCCTTGGCTATTTGGACATTAGCCGCAAGGCTTCGACGCTTTCGGGCGGTGAGGCGCAGCGTATCAGGCTCGCAAGTGCCGTGGGGGCGGGGCTCCAGGGCGTGCTTTATGTGCTTGACGAACCGAGCATTGGTTTGCACCCACGTGACAACGATAAGTTACTCGAAATGCTCGAACGTTTACGTGCCCAAGGCAACAGCCTTCTCATCGTGGAACACGATGAGGATACGATGCGTCATGCGGACTGCGTGATTGACGTGGGCCCTGGCGCGGGTGTCGAGGGCGGTCGCATCTTGGCGGCAGGCACGGTCGAAGAGCTGGAGAAGAACAAGTCTTCGCTTACGGGTGCCTATTTGAGCGGTCGCAAAGCGATTGAAATCCCGTCGCAGCGCATGAGAATTGACAAGAATACGCCGAAACTCAAGGTTTGCGGAGCTTGCGAAAACAACCTCAAGAACATTGATGTGGAAATCCCGCTTGGTGGCGCGTTTACCGTAGTCACGGGCGTTTCGGGCTCGGGTAAGAGTACGCTTATCAACCAGATTTTGCGCCGTGAACTTGCGCGAGTGTTCTACAATTCCGAAGAACCGGTCGGCAAGTTTGACCATTTGGAAGGTCTTGAAAACATTGACAAGGTCATCGAAATTGACCAGACGCCGATTGGACGCACCCCGCGCAGCAACCCGGCGACTTACACGAAAATTTGGGACGATATCCGTGACCTCTTTGCGGGCATGGAAGAAAGTAAAGTGCGTGGCTACACCAAGAGCCGTTTTAGCTTTAACGTGAAGGGTGGCCGCTGTGATGCTTGCGAAGGCGCGGGCGTGAAGGTCATCGACATGCACATTTTGCCGAGCGTGCAAGTCACTTGCGATGTGTGCGATGGCAAGCGCTTTAACGAAGCGACTCGTGAAGTTTATTTTAAGGGCAAGAATATTTCGGAAGTGCTCGACATGAGCATTGCCGAAGCTGCTGAATTTTTCAAGGACATTCCGAAAATTGCAGAACCGCTCAAGCTCCTTTGCGAAGTGGGCCTCGGCTACCTCACGCTCGGTCAGCCGTCTACAACGCTCAGCGGTGGCGAAGCGCAACGCGTGAAGATTGCTTCGGAACTGCGCCGCCCGGGTACGGGCAAGACGCTTTACTTGCTCGACGAGCCGACAACGGGTTTGCATTTTGAGGATATCCGTCGATTGCTCGAATGCTTGAACCGCTTGCGCAGTCTCGGGAACAGCGTCGTCGTGATTGAACACAACCTGGACGTAATCAAGTGCGCGGACTGGATTATTGATTTGGGCCCAGATGCGGGCGTGAATGGCGGTCGCATTATCGCAACGGGAACTCCTGAACAAATTGCCAAATGCAAAAAGAGCGAAACCGGGCGCTACTTGGCTCCGGTCTTGGCGAAAAAGCATGGCGAAAACAAGCATTTTGAACGCACGGATGAAAAGGGCGAAGATTACTCGCTTGATATCGAAGTTCATGGAGCTCGCAAGCACAACCTCAAGAACATCGATGTCACGATTCCGCGCCACAAGCTCACCGTGATTACGGGTGTTTCGGGCTCGGGCAAGTCGAGCCTTGCGTTTCATACGCTCTTTAGCGAAGGCCAGCGCCGCTTTGTGGAAACCCTTAGCACTTATGCTCGCCGATTCTTGGGCCGCCCCGACCGCGGTAGCATTGATTCTATTTCGGGCCTCGCCCCAGCCATTGCCATTGACCAAAAGAGCGCGAGCAAGAGCCCCCGCAGTACGGTGGCAACGCTTACCGAAATTTACGATTACTTCCGCATTTTGTGGGCCCGCGTGGGAACTGCCCACTGCCTCCATTGCGGAAAGCCGGTGAGCTCCTATGCCGCAGGCGACTTGATGCAATTTGCATTTGACCGCGACCTCAACAAGATGGTGACTGTGCTTGCCCCGTTCGAAATCAAGGACGAAATTAAGTTGTCTAAGATTTTGACTGAAAAGGGTTACCGCAAGGCATATCTTGGCAAAAAGCTTGTGGAACTCCCGCTGCCGAAAATTCCGATTCGCGAAAAGCAGTTGCTTGCCGTGGTCGATTCCGTGGTGGTGAAGGATGAAAATCGTGCTCGTCTCGTCGAAGCCTTTGAACGCGGTTACCGCGACGGTAACGGAATTCTCTACGTGGATTGCGATGGCGAAGAACGCCTCTCGGCCAGTGAAAAGCCCGGCTGCCCGGATTGCGGCTGGTACATGGATTCCGCGCTGAACCCCAAGCATTTCAGTTTCAACACGCACTGGGGCGCCTGCGAAACATGCCTTGGTCTTGGACATTTCAAGGATGGCGAAGAATGCCCCGATTGCCACGGCGAACGCTTGAAGCCTGAATATCTTGCGGTGCGCATCTTGGGCAAGAACATCATGGATGTGCATCACATGAGCATTGCCGAAGCCCGCGACTGGTTTGCGAAAGTCGATTTTGCAAACGAAGAAAATGCGACGTCTGCATCCATCCAGAGTAAAACGACAATTGCCGCGCCGCTCCTCCGCGAAATTATTGGCCGCTTGGACTTCTTGATTAGCGTGGGGTTAGGTTACATTGGCCTTGACCGTGCGGGCGATACGCTTTCGGGCGGTGAATCCCAGCGCATCCGTTTGGCTAGCCAAATCGGTAGCGGCCTCGAAGGCGTCTTGTATGTGCTTGACGAACCGACTGTCGGCCTCCATGAAAGTGATACCGCAAAACTCTTGGATACGCTTTACCGCTTGCGCGACCTCGGTAATACGCTCGTGGTCGTGGAACATGACATCAAGATGATGCAGGCCGCAGACCACATTATCGATATGGGCCCGGGGGCGGGCGATTTCGGTGGCGAAGTCGTTGCCGAAGGATCGCCTGCAGAACTTGCAAAACCATATGCGTTGCAACAATTCCCGCGTAGCGAAACGGTCAAGTTCCTCACCTATTCCACGCCGGTGGCAAACCAGCTGGAACCGGTACGCATCACGGACGATACGGAATTCTATGAATTCAAAAATCTTAACGCTAATAATTTGAAGAACTTGTCTGTAAAATTCCCGAAAAAAGCGGTGAGCGTTGTCTGTGGCGTTTCGGGTTCGGGCAAGAGTTCACTCGTTGTCGATGAAATTTTCCCGGCGCTTAAAAAGCAGTTCCAGGCTCGCGGTCGTAAAAAGCAGAGCGGCGAAGTTTTACTTGTAGACCAGAGCCCGATTTCGGGAACGCCTCGCAGTACGCCGGCGAGTTTCACGGGCGTCTTTGACGATATCCGCAAACTGTTCGCGAAGCTCGAACAATCCAAGATGAAGGGCTTCGATTACGGTCGCTTTAGCTATAACCTTGCGCGAGGCCGTTGCCCTGCTTGCGAAGGCCGTGGCGCCGTCGCTGTCGAGATGCACTTTCTCTCGGACATTTGGGAAACCTGCGAAGTTTGCGGTGGCAAGCGTTACAATCAGGAAACGCTCACGGTCACGTTCAAGGGCAAGAACATTGCCGACGTGCTTGACATGCGCATTGTCGAAGCCTGCGAGTTCTTCAAAGACCAGCCAAAAATTTTGCCGAAGCTTGAATGCCTCCGCGATGTGGGTCTCCCGTATGTGAAGCTTGGACAACCGGTTACGACACTTTCGGGTGGCGAATCCCAGCGCTTGAAGCTTGCTGCGGAACTTTGCCGCCGTCCGGCGAACGAAATGGTTTACCTGCTTGATGAACCTACGACGGGCCTTCATTTGAAGGATATCCAGATCCTTTGGAACCTCTTGCGTAGGCTTTCGGCGCGTGGCGATACGGTCATTGTCATCGAACACCATCCCGATATTATCCGTTTGGCAGATTGGAAGGTCGAATTGGGACCTGTTGGCGGAGCAAAGGGCGGTTACTTGCTCGAAATGGGTGTTAATTCGTCGAAATTTTAG
- a CDS encoding sigma-54-dependent Fis family transcriptional regulator codes for MKSESMLATEKMLDVVKTLLDEEQPEALFPKILEVAKDVLHADAAVLDIGGEEPLHFSNPEKVSISISAIKLAKSEKRAVVWNQLDDESADLSKSIVQNQLTSIMVSPFRTPDSEAGYLYLQRAARKDPFTEEDSALFDSFVAVCEKFAFAAYDRLRDKESLDTLKNVVRKDGIVYSSKAMVDVIAMADKLSPLPLPVIIRGETGTGKEVMARYIHKHSPRADKPFIAVNCGAIPEHLMESLMFGHAKGSFTGAIENKKGFFEEADGGTIFLDEIGELPLNMQVKLLRVLQEKHITRVGDNREIPVNVRVISATHVDLEEAVREKRFREDLYFRIQVLPLELPPLRNRGQDVVLLAESFIQRYGAEYGRGKFHLSRNAEKALLGYHWPGNVRELENRVQKGLVQAVHGVIQPKDLGLDDMQVQAKESPRTLREAREAVEREVISRALKDTKANLTLAATILGIDRKVLREIMERLNLKKEDFKV; via the coding sequence ATGAAATCGGAATCCATGCTCGCCACAGAAAAGATGCTGGATGTGGTCAAGACTCTTTTAGATGAGGAACAGCCGGAGGCTCTTTTCCCGAAAATTCTAGAAGTTGCAAAAGATGTTTTGCATGCGGATGCCGCAGTCCTGGACATCGGTGGCGAGGAACCGCTCCATTTTTCGAACCCTGAAAAAGTTTCCATTTCAATTTCGGCAATCAAGCTTGCAAAAAGCGAGAAGCGTGCTGTGGTGTGGAACCAGCTTGATGATGAATCGGCGGATTTGTCCAAGTCCATTGTGCAAAACCAGCTCACGAGTATCATGGTGTCTCCGTTTAGAACGCCTGATTCCGAGGCGGGTTATCTCTATTTGCAACGTGCGGCCCGCAAGGATCCGTTTACCGAAGAAGATAGCGCGCTCTTTGATTCGTTTGTGGCAGTCTGTGAAAAGTTTGCGTTTGCCGCTTACGACCGCTTGCGTGACAAGGAATCTCTCGATACATTGAAAAATGTTGTCCGTAAAGATGGTATTGTCTATTCGTCTAAGGCGATGGTCGATGTGATTGCGATGGCCGATAAACTTTCGCCGCTCCCGCTCCCGGTGATTATCCGTGGTGAGACGGGTACGGGCAAGGAAGTGATGGCACGTTACATCCACAAGCACAGCCCTCGTGCAGATAAGCCTTTTATTGCGGTAAACTGTGGCGCTATTCCGGAGCATTTGATGGAATCGCTGATGTTCGGGCATGCGAAGGGCTCGTTTACAGGGGCGATTGAAAATAAAAAAGGCTTTTTCGAAGAAGCCGATGGCGGTACGATTTTCCTCGATGAAATTGGCGAGCTTCCGCTTAACATGCAAGTGAAGCTTTTGCGCGTGTTGCAAGAAAAGCATATTACGCGTGTGGGCGACAATCGCGAAATTCCGGTGAATGTGCGCGTGATTAGTGCAACGCATGTGGATTTGGAAGAGGCTGTGCGCGAAAAACGTTTCCGCGAAGATTTGTATTTCCGCATTCAGGTGTTGCCGCTGGAACTCCCGCCGCTCCGCAATCGCGGTCAGGATGTGGTGCTGCTGGCCGAAAGTTTTATACAACGTTATGGGGCTGAGTATGGCCGTGGAAAATTCCACTTGAGCCGAAATGCCGAAAAGGCTTTACTCGGTTACCACTGGCCGGGAAATGTGCGCGAACTTGAAAACCGTGTGCAAAAAGGTTTGGTGCAAGCGGTTCATGGCGTGATTCAGCCCAAGGATTTGGGCCTTGATGACATGCAGGTTCAGGCGAAGGAATCTCCGCGTACACTCAGGGAAGCCCGCGAAGCCGTTGAACGCGAAGTCATTTCGCGCGCGCTCAAGGATACAAAGGCAAACCTCACGCTCGCTGCGACGATTCTTGGAATTGATCGTAAAGTGCTGCGTGAAATCATGGAACGCTTGAATTTGAAAAAAGAAGACTTTAAGGTATAG
- a CDS encoding serine/threonine protein kinase, translating to MRKSEKSLLDSVTGGRLLHRGGEASIYLLNVGGKPFVLKWYNDGFSFDENIVVNTNKVHVPGLYRIEEWGNRNGTPYLIYDYVEGVTSDKLGRMPVVVALVALRQVVATLDALRKQDVSHGDLSPANVIFAVDENTRAAGERAKSAGYGLRAVVIDCGIVGPGALAYAAPERFQGKPADEKSDLFSLGLLLYRWIAGEDLISADSYEQFAEQMASVENLNISEKLYSTGAFNTSEGAVQLKALEALWAGLLRSDPSERVEDFEELDEILEIALDKIAGGAIALSTCVTQYIQSITGSESYRNAVQKVPECLENGLPFVVHKKNNWLKWSIWGVLVLILALLVLLLSGGTMRFGIDATGDQLLKRSRSMESSTESENAPVLKVDSLLLDLPVPAAEQ from the coding sequence ATGAGAAAATCCGAAAAATCGCTCTTGGATTCCGTGACGGGAGGCCGTTTGCTGCATCGTGGCGGCGAAGCGTCTATTTACTTATTGAATGTTGGCGGAAAGCCTTTTGTCCTCAAGTGGTATAACGACGGATTCTCGTTTGACGAAAATATTGTTGTAAATACAAATAAAGTACATGTGCCGGGATTGTACCGCATTGAGGAATGGGGCAATCGCAATGGAACACCGTACTTGATTTACGATTATGTCGAAGGTGTAACTTCTGATAAATTGGGGCGCATGCCGGTGGTCGTTGCGCTGGTGGCACTTCGGCAGGTTGTGGCGACGCTTGACGCTTTGCGAAAACAGGATGTGTCGCATGGGGACTTGAGCCCGGCGAATGTAATTTTTGCGGTAGATGAAAATACGCGTGCTGCCGGTGAACGCGCGAAATCCGCGGGATACGGGTTGCGTGCGGTTGTGATTGACTGCGGAATTGTCGGGCCGGGCGCGCTTGCCTATGCGGCTCCGGAGCGGTTCCAAGGCAAGCCTGCAGATGAAAAGAGCGATTTGTTCAGCTTGGGGCTTTTGCTGTACCGCTGGATTGCAGGCGAGGATTTGATTAGCGCAGATAGCTATGAGCAATTTGCCGAACAGATGGCAAGTGTAGAGAACTTGAACATCTCGGAAAAGCTTTACTCGACGGGCGCCTTTAATACATCTGAAGGGGCGGTTCAATTAAAGGCGCTAGAAGCCCTGTGGGCAGGGCTTCTGCGTTCCGACCCGTCGGAACGCGTCGAGGATTTCGAAGAACTTGATGAAATTCTAGAGATTGCCCTTGATAAAATTGCGGGCGGTGCAATTGCGCTTTCGACTTGCGTTACCCAATATATCCAATCCATAACGGGTTCCGAAAGCTATCGGAATGCGGTACAAAAAGTTCCAGAGTGCCTCGAAAACGGCCTTCCGTTTGTTGTTCATAAGAAAAATAACTGGCTAAAATGGAGCATTTGGGGCGTTTTGGTACTTATATTAGCTTTGTTAGTTCTGTTGCTTTCGGGTGGAACAATGCGTTTCGGTATCGATGCAACGGGGGACCAGCTGTTGAAGCGGTCGAGGAGCATGGAGTCGTCAACGGAAAGCGAAAACGCGCCTGTATTGAAGGTAGATAGTTTGCTTTTGGACCTCCCTGTACCTGCCGCTGAACAATAG
- a CDS encoding tetratricopeptide repeat protein, which produces MQLIWVVRYRIAFAMKLAFVMVFAAFLCACNGNDMNRGDEALRIGDYKRAAKNFSKVLDKDPANRDARYGLAIAYYAIAEDKERLRVSTLAFWERTVREFKILSVVDTSEKSKPMYSTSLFYLARAMLAENAQAKVLPLLDQSIKLDPENYFSYNLKALILAGQGNTEEAKKIYAYIVTREPKFASAYVNLGNLYWNAHDYESAWDIWSMGHEALPQDVVLAKWTRIAEDSLKAMVYSGKL; this is translated from the coding sequence ATGCAATTGATTTGGGTTGTTCGTTACCGTATTGCTTTTGCTATGAAACTTGCGTTCGTGATGGTCTTCGCGGCATTTCTTTGCGCATGCAACGGTAACGATATGAACCGTGGTGACGAAGCGCTCCGCATTGGTGATTACAAACGAGCTGCGAAGAATTTCTCGAAGGTCTTGGACAAAGATCCGGCGAACAGGGACGCCCGCTACGGGCTTGCGATTGCTTATTATGCCATTGCCGAAGATAAGGAGCGTTTAAGGGTAAGTACTCTTGCTTTTTGGGAACGCACGGTTCGCGAATTTAAGATTTTGTCTGTAGTCGATACGAGCGAAAAGTCAAAACCCATGTATTCGACTTCGTTGTTTTATTTAGCGCGGGCGATGCTTGCCGAAAATGCGCAGGCCAAGGTGCTACCGCTTTTGGACCAGTCTATAAAACTTGATCCGGAAAATTACTTTAGTTATAATCTGAAAGCGTTGATTTTGGCGGGTCAAGGCAATACCGAAGAAGCAAAGAAAATCTATGCGTACATTGTGACGCGGGAACCGAAATTTGCATCGGCTTACGTGAACCTCGGAAACCTTTACTGGAATGCGCACGACTACGAATCGGCATGGGATATCTGGTCGATGGGGCATGAGGCATTGCCGCAAGATGTTGTGCTTGCGAAGTGGACGCGTATCGCAGAAGACTCACTCAAGGCGATGGTTTATTCGGGTAAACTGTGA